A window of Strix aluco isolate bStrAlu1 chromosome 11, bStrAlu1.hap1, whole genome shotgun sequence contains these coding sequences:
- the LRRN1 gene encoding leucine-rich repeat neuronal protein 1: MAKVRVVLTVCQLVLELLMNSLTESSIQSNECPQLCVCEIRPWFTPQSTYREATTVDCNDLRLTKIPSNLSSDTQVLLLQSNNIAKTTDELQQLFNLTELDFSQNNFTSIKDVGLSNLTQLTTLHLEENQITEMTDYCLQDLCNLQELYINHNQISSISANAFSGLKNLLRLHLNSNKLKVIDSRWFDSTPNLEILMIGENPVIGILDMNFKPLSNLRSLVLAGMYLTDIPGNALVGLDSLESLSFYDNKLVKVPQLALEKVPNLKFLDLNKNPIHKIQEGDFKNMLRLKELGINNMGELVSVDRYALDNLPELTKLEATNNPKLSYIHRLAFRNVPALESLMLNNNALNAVYQKTVESLPNLREISIHSNPLRCDCVIHWINSNKTNIRFMEPLSMFCAMPPEYRGQQVKEVLIQDSNEQCLPMISHETFPNHLNLDIGMTVFLDCRAMAEPEPEIYWVTPLGNKVTVESLSDKYKLSSEGTLEISNIQVEDSGRYTCVAQNIEGADTRVATIRVNGTLLDGTQVLKIYVKQAESHSILVSWKVNSNVMTSNLKWSSATMKIDNPHITYTARVPVDVHEYNLTHLQPSTDYEVCLTVSSIHQQTQKSCVNVTTKNAAFALDISDQETSTALAAVMGSMFAVISLASISVYIAKRFKRKNYHHSLKKYMQKTSSIPLNELYPPLINLWEGDSEKDKDGSAETKPTQVDTSRSYYMW; encoded by the coding sequence ATGGCAAAGGTCAGAGTTGTTTTAACTGTTTGCCAGTTGGTGCTAGAATTGTTAATGAATTCATTAACTGAGTCTTCCATACAGAGTAACGAATGTCCACAGCTTTGTGTATGTGAAATCAGGCCATGGTTTACACCACAGTCAACGTACAGGGAAGCCACAACAGTTGACTGCAATGACCTTCGATTAACAAAAATCCCCAGCAACCTTTCCAGTGACACTCAAGTCCTTCTGTTACAAAGCAACAACATTGCAAAGACCACAGATGAACTCCAACAGCTGTTTAATTTAACAGAATTGGATTTTTCACAAAATAACTTCACAAGTATCAAAGATGTGGGGCTCTCAAATCTCACTCAACTTACTACTTTGCACCTGGAGGAAAACCAGATAACGGAGATGACTGACTACTGCTTGCAAGACCTTTGCAATCTTCAGGAGCTATATATAAATCACAACCAGATCAGCAGCATTTCTGCAAACGCATTCTCTGGCCTGAAGAACCTTCTGAGATTACATCTCAACTCCAACAAATTAAAGGTTATTGACAGCCGTTGGTTTGATTCTACTCCTAACTTAGAGATCCTCATGATTGGAGAAAATCCAGTGATTGGAATACTAGATATGAATTTCAAACCGCTCTCAAATTTAAGGAGTCTAGTTTTGGCAGGTATGTATCTCACAGACATTCCTGGCAATGCCTTGGTAGGCTTGGATAGTCTTGAAAGTCTTTCCTTCTATGACAACAAATTGGTAAAAGTTCCTCAGCTTGCACTTGAGAAAGTTCCAAATTTAAAATTCCTGGATCTCAACAAAAATCCGATTCATAAAATTCAAGaaggtgattttaaaaacatgctCAGATTGAAAGAGCTTGGAATCAATAATATGGGAGAACTCGTTTCTGTTGATAGGTATGCGCTGGACAACCTGCCTGAACTTACAAAGCTCGAAGCCACCAACAACCCAAAGCTGTCTTACATACATCGTTTGGCATTTCGCAATGTtcctgccctggagagcttgatGCTCAACAACAATGCCTTGAATGCAGTCTACCAAAAGACAGTGGAATCCCTTCCAAACCTGCGTGAGATCAGTATCCACAGTAACCCACTCAGGTGCGACTGTGTCATTCACTGGATCAACTCAAACAAAACCAATATCCGTTTCATGGAACCTCTCTCCATGTTTTGCGCTATGCCTCCAGAATACAGAGGACAGCAGGTGAAGGAAGTGTTAATACAGGATTCAAATGAACAATGTCTTCCAATGATCTCTCATGAGACCTTTCCAAATCACTTAAACTTGGACATTGGCATGACAGTGTTTTTAGATTGTCGGGCCATGGCAGAACCTGAGCCAGAAATTTACTGGGTTACTCCTCTCGGCAATAAAGTAACTGTCGAAAGTCTCTCTGACAAATACAAGCTGAGTAGTGAAGGCACCTTGGAAATCTCTAACATCCAGGTTGAAGACTCTGGGAGATACACCTGTGTTGCTCAAAACATCGAAGGGGCTGACACAAGGGTCGCTACTATCCGGGTGAACGGAACCCTTTTGGATGGTACCCAGGTTCTGAAAATCTACGTTAAGCAAGCTGAATCACATTCAATCTTAGTTTCCTGGAAAGTTAATTCCAATGTCATGACTTCCAATTTAAAATGGTCGTCAGCCACTATGAAGATTGACAACCCTCACATTACGTACACTGCTAGGGTCCCGGTTGATGTACATGAATATAACCTCACGCATTTACAACCATCCACAGATTATGAAGTGTGTCTAACGGTGTCAAGTATCCATCAGCAAACACAGAAGTCCTGTGTTAACGTTACAacaaaaaatgcagcttttgcaCTAGATATTTCAGACCAAGAAACCAGCACTGCCCTCGCAGCAGTAATGGGATCCATGTTTGCTGTCATTAGCCTCGCCTCCATTTCTGTTTATATTGCAAAAAGATTTAAGAGAAAGAACTACCACCACTCcttgaaaaaatatatgcaaaagacCTCTTCAATCCCACTGAATGAGCTCTACCCACCACTTATTAATCTCTGGGAAGGTGACAGTGAAAAAGACAAGGATGGTTCTGCAGAGACCAAGCCAACCCAAGTCGACACATCCAGAAGCTATTACATGTGGTAA